The following coding sequences are from one Triticum aestivum cultivar Chinese Spring chromosome 5A, IWGSC CS RefSeq v2.1, whole genome shotgun sequence window:
- the LOC123103335 gene encoding PRA1 family protein H, giving the protein MSSSFKPNPLSLSVPDPALDRWLRDSGYLDLLDSSAPAPAAAAPTRASPASTSSGAGAAADVLAFARTLASLLALNPFACLSAADLAAPTPSWSLAFIGAPGVASYSWPPTPTQARLRVQENVRRYARNYAALSVLVFACCLYRMPMSLLGLLASLAVWEAVRYCRKRWELATRAPGIGQALLHCAQIATAILLYVCNLQFALVYAIGLSYAVMMLHASLRKLTPSSLSVPANKNRRAQPRRS; this is encoded by the exons ATGTCGTCGTCGTTCAAGCCCAACCCCCTCTCGCTGAGCGTCCCGGACCCCGCTCTCGACCGCTGGCTCCGCGACTCCGGCTACCTCGACCTCCTCGACTCCTCCgcccccgcacccgccgccgccgcccccacacGCGCCAGCCCCGCATCCACCTCCTCGGgggccggcgccgccgccgacgtcctcgccttcgcgcgcaccctagcCTCTCTTCTCGCGCTCAACCCCTTTGCGTGCCTctccgccgccgacctcgccgcgcCCACCCCCTCCTGGTCCCTCGCCTTTATCGGCGCTCCCGGCGTCGCCTCCTACTCCTGGCCCCCGACCCCCACCCAGGCCCGACTCCGCGTCCAGGAGAACGTCCGCCGCTACGCCCGCAACTATGCCGCGCTATCCGTCCTCGTCTTCGCCTGCTGCCT GTACCGGATGCCTATGTCGCTGCTGGGGTTGCTGGCCAGCCTCGCCGTGTGGGAGGCTGTGCGGTACTGCCGGAAGCGGTGGGAGCTCGCCACACGAGCGCCCGGAATTGGGCAGGCTCTTCTGCACTGTGCCCAGATTG CCACTGCTATACTACTATATGTATGCAACCTGCAGTTTGCTCTTGTGTATGCCATTGGGTTGAGTTATGCAG TCATGATGCTGCATGCTTCTCTTCGGAAGTTGACTCCCTCAAGCTTATCTGTTCCAGCAAATAAGAATAGGAGGGCACAGCCAAGACGAAGCTAG